The window CATATTTGACAAGGAGCCTTTTTTCTTTGACATTATTAAAATTTATGGTAAAATAAATATATAGCCTGTCCACAAAGGAGGAGCCAAGACATGGAAGTGTTAAAAGTCAGTCATTCATCTGCACCGAACAAAGTTGCTGGAGCTATAGCAGGAGTTCTGTCAAAAACAGACGAGGTTGAACTACAAGCTATTGGAGCTGGAGCAGTTAATCAAGCAGTGAAGGCTATTGCCATTGCAAAGAGATTTATCGAGGCTAAAGGGAAGGAGATATACGTTATCCCTGGTTTTGTGGAGGTTGAAGTAGGTTCGGAAAAAAGAACGGGTATTAAGTTCAAAGTGGTGGCGAAGGTTTCTGAAAATATTTCCCCAGAAGAGTATTCTCAACAGTAAAAATGAATGAAAACGAGAAAGCAATATTGGAAATCATTGAAGCGTGTTCACAAAACACGCATCTTTTTGATATTATAAAAGATATTACAAAATTAGATAATGGTGAAAGATACAAGCTGCGTAGAATGGCATCTCAAGTACTTAATAAGAACAATGGAATAGACAAAGAGGCTATAAAATTTTACTATGTAGTTACTGAACAAGGTGTTGCAGAAGAGATTTTAAGGAGGATTCAATCTAGTGAAACCAAAACCTAAAACCGTAGGTGGACAAGCGGTTATTGAAGGCGTAATGATGAAAGGAAGAAATACCGTAGTCGCAGTAAAAAGAAAAGATGGAAGTATAGCAGTTAAAAGGTTAAAGGATAACTCTTGGGGGATTTGGGAAAAAATACCTATTATTAGAGGTTTTTTTGTATTACTACATGCAATGATAATTGGTATGAACGCATTATCTTATTCGGCTAAAGTATCCGGAGAAGAAGAGGAAGAATTAACTACAAAAGATATGGTTATTGCCATATTACTTGCTGTTGCAGTTGCAACTTTAGGGTTCGGTGTTTTACCTGTGTTTATAACCAAACCCTTCAACATCGAATCTGAATTTTGGTTTGCTTTCACTGAAGGCTTTATAAGAGCGTTTTTGGTTGTTGCCTACATCTGGGGTATTTCTTTCATGAAAGATATAAAAAGAGTTTTTCAATACCATGGAGCCGAACACAAAAGTGTATTTACCTACGAAAACAATGAGCCTTTAGAGGTCAAATACGCCAAAAAATACCCAACCTTGCATCCTAGATGTGGTACTAGTTTCTTGATAATTACGGTTTTTGCTTCGATTATTGTTTTTGCTATAACGGGTGGATTAGGCTTCAATTCAACTTTGCAGAAAGTAATTTCTAGAATAGTACTTCTTCCACTAGTTGCAGGTTTAGCTTACGAATTTCAAAGGTTTACTGCAAAAATCATTGACACAAAAATAGGAAAAATTCTTGCCTATCCAGGATTGTTGCTTCAAAAAATTACTACCAAGGAACCTGAAAAAGAACAATTGGAAATTGGGCTCATATCTTTAGAATATGCACTCAAAGAAAATTTTGATGGTGAAGTAATTTTAGATAACCATGGAAACCAGATTGAAAATCAAGGTGCAGAACACAAAGTCTTTGCTCCAGACGTAACTTCCCTAAAAGCCGATTCTTAATGCCCTAAAATAAATCGGTTGGCTTTTAAAAAGTTTTCTTGTGATTGATACTTTTTAATTTATTTTTCTTGAATTACGGATGGACTTCATTTAGATTCTGCCAAGAATATTTCTTGTTCTCCACACTGTACTATTTCTGTGATTGCCCTTTTGTTCTATTAAGGGATTACTTCGTTCTTATTATGTGATATGCTCACAAAGTTTATTAATAAATTATGATCTGTATGCTATATTCGAACGCTAGCAGACGACTGCCTACATCTATAAAGGAATAATTTGTGGGTGAAAATTAGATGGATGTGAAGGGAATGAAAGGGTAAAAAATTCCCTTCCTTAGAAGGGCGGGCTGGGGGCAAAGGGGCGCTAATAGAAGAAAGAATTTGCCTTTAAAAAGGTTACAGGGCGCAGCAAAAACTAAATGTAATGAGGAGGATTCACATGGATGAAAATACTAACAATTTAGTATCAAAGAAACAAAGTAGAGATAATATTCAAGCCATTGAAATTAATATGGCTAAATTAAACGAAATGA of the Petrotoga mexicana DSM 14811 genome contains:
- a CDS encoding stage V sporulation protein S; translation: MEVLKVSHSSAPNKVAGAIAGVLSKTDEVELQAIGAGAVNQAVKAIAIAKRFIEAKGKEIYVIPGFVEVEVGSEKRTGIKFKVVAKVSENISPEEYSQQ
- a CDS encoding DUF1385 domain-containing protein; protein product: MKPKPKTVGGQAVIEGVMMKGRNTVVAVKRKDGSIAVKRLKDNSWGIWEKIPIIRGFFVLLHAMIIGMNALSYSAKVSGEEEEELTTKDMVIAILLAVAVATLGFGVLPVFITKPFNIESEFWFAFTEGFIRAFLVVAYIWGISFMKDIKRVFQYHGAEHKSVFTYENNEPLEVKYAKKYPTLHPRCGTSFLIITVFASIIVFAITGGLGFNSTLQKVISRIVLLPLVAGLAYEFQRFTAKIIDTKIGKILAYPGLLLQKITTKEPEKEQLEIGLISLEYALKENFDGEVILDNHGNQIENQGAEHKVFAPDVTSLKADS